From Domibacillus sp. DTU_2020_1001157_1_SI_ALB_TIR_016, a single genomic window includes:
- the xerC gene encoding tyrosine recombinase XerC produces MSKLFKNYTNSYFAYLQIEKNSSVHTVKNYRDDLEHFFMFMNEQLITELTDVTHQTARLYLTLLHEKKMARASVSRKISALRGFYRFLMRENVVTENPFLLVHRPKGTKKLPSFFYEEEMRELFEAAEGTDPLSIRNRALLEILYGTGIRVSECAAIELPDLDARLGVLLVHGKGGKERYVPYGSFAAEAVEHYNQNSRPLLMKKNEHSKLFVNFRGAPITTGGIRHILNDLIQKASLSGKIHPHMLRHTFATHMLNNGADMRTVQELLGHASLSSTQMYTHITKEHLQHTYRNHHPRA; encoded by the coding sequence ATGTCTAAACTTTTCAAAAATTATACAAACTCTTATTTTGCTTACCTGCAAATTGAAAAAAACAGCTCTGTTCATACGGTAAAGAATTATCGTGATGATCTGGAGCACTTTTTTATGTTCATGAATGAACAGCTTATTACAGAATTAACAGATGTAACGCATCAAACAGCGCGCTTATATTTAACCTTGCTTCATGAGAAAAAAATGGCGCGGGCGTCTGTTTCACGAAAAATATCGGCCCTTCGCGGGTTTTATCGTTTTTTAATGAGGGAAAATGTCGTAACGGAAAATCCGTTTTTGCTTGTGCATCGGCCGAAAGGAACAAAGAAGCTCCCGTCTTTTTTTTATGAAGAGGAAATGAGGGAGCTATTTGAAGCGGCAGAAGGGACAGATCCCCTGTCTATCCGAAATCGGGCGCTGCTTGAAATCCTCTACGGGACGGGTATTCGTGTCAGTGAGTGTGCGGCGATTGAGCTGCCCGATTTGGATGCGCGCCTCGGTGTTCTTCTCGTCCATGGAAAAGGCGGGAAAGAAAGGTACGTGCCATACGGCAGTTTTGCAGCAGAGGCTGTGGAACATTACAATCAAAACAGCCGGCCCCTTTTAATGAAGAAAAATGAACATAGTAAATTGTTTGTGAACTTCAGGGGTGCGCCAATCACGACTGGCGGAATCCGCCATATTTTAAATGATTTAATTCAAAAAGCTTCGTTATCAGGGAAAATTCATCCGCATATGCTAAGGCATACGTTCGCAACGCATATGTTAAATAACGGCGCGGATATGAGAACGGTACAGGAGCTGCTTGGGCATGCCAGCCTTTCGTCTACCCAAATGTACACACATATTACGAAAGAACACCTGCAGCATACATACCGCAATCATCATCCACGTGCATAA